A region of Subdoligranulum variabile DNA encodes the following proteins:
- a CDS encoding carbohydrate ABC transporter permease, with amino-acid sequence MKHIKNKRAETILAYLVLIVLSFLCLFFFYILLVNATRSHADLQKGFSWLPGNYFLENLKNVANDGSFPMFKGIFNSLVVSTCSAALCTYFSALTAYGLYAYQFKLKKVAFTFIMAILVMPTQVTAMGFLRLMTNIGLYDSLMPLIIPSIASPAVFYFMYSYLESSLPLSLVEAARIDGSGEFMTFNRIVLPIMKPAVAVQAIFTFVGSWNNYFVPALIIQSKDKMTVPILIATLRGADYMNFDMGKIYMMITVAIVPIIIVYLLLSKYIIAGITLGGVKE; translated from the coding sequence ATGAAACATATCAAAAACAAACGGGCAGAAACCATCCTGGCCTATCTGGTCCTCATCGTCCTGTCCTTCCTGTGCCTGTTCTTCTTCTACATCCTGCTGGTGAACGCCACCCGCTCCCACGCAGACCTGCAGAAGGGCTTCAGCTGGCTGCCCGGCAACTACTTCCTGGAAAATCTGAAAAACGTGGCCAATGACGGCAGCTTCCCCATGTTCAAGGGCATCTTCAACAGCCTCGTTGTCTCCACCTGCTCGGCGGCGCTGTGCACCTACTTCTCGGCCCTGACCGCCTACGGCCTCTACGCCTACCAGTTCAAGCTCAAAAAGGTGGCTTTCACCTTCATCATGGCCATTCTGGTCATGCCCACCCAGGTCACCGCCATGGGCTTCCTGCGGTTGATGACCAACATCGGCCTGTATGACTCCCTGATGCCCCTGATCATCCCTTCCATCGCGTCCCCGGCGGTGTTCTACTTCATGTACAGCTACCTGGAGTCCTCTCTGCCGCTGTCCCTGGTGGAGGCCGCCCGCATCGACGGTTCCGGTGAGTTCATGACCTTCAACCGCATCGTGCTGCCCATCATGAAGCCCGCCGTGGCGGTGCAGGCCATCTTCACCTTCGTGGGTTCCTGGAACAACTACTTCGTTCCCGCCCTCATCATCCAGTCCAAGGACAAGATGACCGTTCCCATCCTCATCGCCACCCTGCGCGGCGCCGACTATATGAACTTCGACATGGGCAAGATCTACATGATGATCACCGTGGCCATCGTGCCCATCATCATCGTCTACCTGCTGCTGTCCAAGTACATCATTGCCGGCATCACCCTGGGCGGTGTCAAGGAATAA
- a CDS encoding carbohydrate ABC transporter permease has translation MNKKKQNHLSYAKWGYIFILPFFLAFFIFSLIPLVDTVRYSFYEYYRSGIKEIGPTFIGLENYAELLKSDMVGYAGNTLILWLIGFVPQIVIALLLANWFTDVRLKIRGKQFFKIIIYLPNLIMASAFAMLFFALFSTNGPINSILMSIGLTDTPIDFMGTTFGTRSLIGLMNFLMWFGNTTIMLMAAIMGISPDIFEAAELDGCGSFRRFFSITLPLIRPILAYTLITSIIGGLQMFDVPQILTNGQGNPDRTSMTLIMFLNSHLKSRNYGMAGALSVYLFIVSGILCFFVYRMTNGSDSTAKHRKHAKGGAKA, from the coding sequence ATGAACAAGAAAAAACAAAACCATCTCAGTTACGCCAAATGGGGCTACATCTTCATCCTTCCGTTCTTTTTGGCCTTCTTCATCTTCTCGCTGATCCCGCTGGTGGACACCGTGCGGTACAGCTTCTATGAATACTACCGCTCCGGCATCAAGGAGATCGGCCCCACCTTCATCGGCCTGGAAAACTATGCCGAGCTGCTCAAATCCGACATGGTCGGCTACGCCGGCAACACCCTGATCCTCTGGCTCATCGGCTTTGTGCCCCAGATCGTCATCGCGCTGCTGCTGGCCAACTGGTTCACCGATGTGCGGCTGAAGATCCGCGGCAAACAGTTCTTCAAGATCATCATCTATCTGCCCAACCTGATCATGGCCTCTGCCTTCGCCATGCTCTTCTTCGCCCTCTTCTCCACCAACGGCCCCATCAACTCCATTCTCATGTCCATCGGGCTGACCGATACCCCCATCGACTTCATGGGCACCACCTTCGGCACCCGGTCCCTCATCGGCCTGATGAACTTCCTGATGTGGTTCGGCAACACCACCATCATGCTGATGGCCGCCATCATGGGCATCAGCCCCGACATCTTCGAGGCCGCCGAACTGGACGGCTGCGGCAGCTTCCGGCGGTTCTTCTCCATCACCCTGCCGCTGATCCGCCCCATTCTGGCTTACACCCTCATCACCTCCATCATCGGCGGTCTGCAGATGTTCGATGTGCCCCAGATCCTCACCAACGGCCAGGGCAACCCCGACCGTACCTCCATGACGCTGATCATGTTCCTGAACAGCCACCTGAAGAGCCGCAACTACGGCATGGCTGGTGCCCTGTCGGTCTACCTCTTCATTGTCAGCGGCATCCTCTGCTTCTTTGTCTACCGGATGACCAACGGCAGTGATAGCACCGCCAAACACCGGAAGCACGCCAAAGGAGGAGCCAAAGCATGA